From a single Pyxidicoccus xibeiensis genomic region:
- a CDS encoding alpha/beta hydrolase family protein, producing MSKQTRVLAAFGLAVLGIVGAPLACSGSPGGDGGVDAGTEPIVDAGGGVDSGTPRPLVLGDLLAPVTAAELQYLEQEWASRDLAARDVTQLASGTVTLGTVPMAYRVLEHVVGGARHVGVVLVPVSLTAPAPMLVYTHGGYTGDGGLPPFTVEDLASRTPGQPLRERLIYVIPSYRGERVRIANTTYSSSGDTLFGTTDLTDTAAFLSAVIATTPLADASRVAVFGESRGGMVALAVGALDKRFDLVIDAYGPTDFRVALAGLPPGLFEASVAGAVASPQDPATLLLRSLIPVDQVTVSPDAGLFITEAGYVEMRRRMAATSALAAPTRLPATQVHHGAADPSASVLYSRALAAAMADAGRVSPSNVFTYFEYDGGSHDLGTLPGAVSRMAEALNRELAP from the coding sequence ATGAGCAAACAGACACGGGTGTTGGCGGCGTTCGGGCTCGCGGTGCTCGGAATCGTCGGCGCGCCCCTGGCGTGTAGTGGTTCACCGGGCGGTGACGGCGGAGTTGACGCCGGCACCGAACCCATCGTGGATGCGGGGGGCGGTGTCGATTCAGGGACGCCACGGCCCCTCGTGCTCGGGGACCTGCTGGCGCCCGTGACGGCCGCGGAGCTCCAGTACCTGGAGCAGGAGTGGGCTTCCCGGGACCTCGCGGCGCGCGACGTCACGCAGCTCGCCAGCGGGACGGTGACCCTCGGCACCGTGCCGATGGCCTACCGGGTGCTCGAGCACGTCGTCGGCGGTGCGCGCCACGTCGGTGTCGTGCTGGTGCCCGTCTCACTGACGGCGCCCGCGCCCATGCTCGTGTACACGCATGGCGGGTATACGGGAGATGGCGGCTTGCCGCCGTTCACCGTGGAGGACCTCGCGTCCCGGACTCCCGGGCAGCCCCTCCGCGAGCGGCTCATCTACGTCATTCCCTCCTATCGAGGGGAGCGGGTACGCATCGCCAACACGACGTACAGCTCGAGTGGCGACACGCTCTTCGGTACCACCGACCTGACGGACACGGCAGCGTTCCTGTCGGCGGTCATCGCCACGACGCCGCTCGCGGACGCCAGCCGCGTGGCCGTCTTCGGGGAGAGCCGCGGCGGAATGGTGGCGCTGGCAGTGGGAGCGCTCGACAAGCGGTTCGACCTCGTCATCGACGCCTACGGCCCCACGGACTTCCGGGTTGCGCTCGCCGGGTTGCCACCGGGGCTGTTCGAAGCGTCGGTGGCTGGCGCGGTGGCCTCTCCTCAAGACCCTGCCACGTTGCTGCTCCGCTCGCTCATCCCGGTGGATCAGGTCACGGTGAGTCCTGATGCCGGACTCTTCATCACCGAGGCCGGCTACGTGGAGATGCGGCGGCGCATGGCGGCCACCAGCGCGCTGGCAGCGCCGACGAGGTTGCCCGCGACACAGGTCCACCATGGAGCCGCCGACCCCTCGGCCTCGGTCCTGTATTCGCGCGCGCTCGCCGCCGCGATGGCGGACGCCGGGCGTGTCTCACCGAGCAACGTCTTCACCTACTTCGAGTACGACGGCGGCAGCCACGACCTCGGCACGTTGCCGGGAGCGGTTTCGCGAATGGCGGAGGCGTTGAATCGCGAGCTTGCTCCCTGA
- a CDS encoding endo-1,3-alpha-glucanase family glycosylhydrolase gives MSSKTSRNIRKQPVPSSLKGTLVVLAASLSFTLMGCGGADTGTTEEVLTSQDALLDGYNLVVTGTSPLTVAPGSAVVFSASIKNTGTVATPVGIIHGVSFWVNGTQVSWSDTHTDSLAPGASVTLTSNHGPTGTRVWTASATPGTHTLLARVDDVNRMPSETDETDNEYSAQLSVTASATCSDRVRNGTETGVDCGPDCGPCEWPFTAVPRTVLRQSARRVYAHWHYYPVSLDNYNPTSNDYYERNYIASTGEGGSHSAYGGMMRERPIPRPTRPETDWQLRDAKDEIELAARIGIDGFYLNLWTDSDVGNGAVWTRAKTLVEAASQVGSFDIVPNFDLTILNTGSQTGDLDAMVRILGKLKGYSALLKRPDGKFVVGLFNPAAHGRTASFYGTFKQRAATELGMNLYLVPVFLGTGSTALFDAYKTVGDAYAGWGTAVPVTTAGYSGGLKTKAAGYGKAWIHPMSSQDYRPKDRAFWEARNSLTLRSIWENVIADGLDQVQIVTWNDQHEHHNIRPSTGKQWPAYDMTAYYIQWFKTGIKPTIERDVLYYNHRIHHQSLVPTTQTSANLAACKAGCPATNDVELVGFLRSAGRLEITQGATTYGEDKTAGGVQVVRTALAVGTPTFRLKRSGATVVQFQSMHGIVGSIAYQDLLYRAGSSSRAALPSCATSCANGEARCRMCPGEPMWLKR, from the coding sequence ATGTCCAGCAAGACCTCGCGAAACATCCGCAAGCAACCTGTGCCTTCCTCGTTGAAGGGCACTCTCGTCGTCCTGGCCGCCAGCCTGTCGTTCACGCTCATGGGGTGCGGGGGCGCTGACACCGGGACGACCGAAGAAGTCCTGACCTCCCAGGACGCGCTCTTGGACGGCTACAACCTCGTCGTGACGGGTACGAGCCCGCTCACCGTGGCGCCGGGGAGTGCCGTCGTCTTCAGCGCAAGCATCAAGAACACGGGGACTGTCGCAACTCCCGTGGGCATCATCCACGGCGTGTCCTTCTGGGTGAACGGCACCCAGGTGTCGTGGTCCGATACCCACACGGACTCCCTGGCCCCTGGCGCGAGCGTCACGCTCACCTCGAACCATGGCCCGACGGGAACCCGGGTGTGGACCGCGTCGGCCACCCCCGGCACGCATACGCTTCTCGCCAGGGTCGATGACGTCAATCGCATGCCGAGCGAGACGGACGAGACCGACAATGAGTACAGCGCCCAGCTGAGCGTGACGGCCAGCGCGACCTGCTCAGACAGGGTCCGCAACGGCACCGAGACCGGGGTCGACTGCGGTCCCGACTGTGGTCCGTGTGAGTGGCCGTTCACCGCGGTGCCCCGCACCGTCCTCCGGCAGTCGGCCAGGCGGGTCTACGCGCACTGGCACTACTACCCGGTGTCGCTCGACAACTACAACCCGACGTCCAACGACTACTACGAGCGCAACTACATCGCCTCCACGGGCGAGGGCGGCTCGCACTCGGCCTACGGCGGCATGATGCGTGAGCGTCCCATCCCGAGGCCGACGCGCCCGGAGACGGACTGGCAGCTGCGCGACGCGAAGGACGAAATCGAGCTGGCCGCGCGCATCGGCATCGACGGCTTCTACCTGAACCTGTGGACCGACAGCGACGTGGGCAACGGCGCCGTGTGGACGCGGGCGAAGACCCTCGTCGAAGCAGCCTCGCAGGTCGGAAGCTTCGATATCGTCCCGAACTTCGACCTGACCATCCTCAACACGGGAAGCCAGACGGGGGACCTGGACGCGATGGTCCGCATCCTGGGCAAGCTGAAGGGCTACTCCGCGCTCCTGAAGCGCCCCGATGGGAAGTTCGTCGTCGGCCTGTTCAATCCTGCCGCGCATGGCCGGACGGCCAGCTTCTACGGCACCTTCAAGCAGCGCGCAGCGACCGAGCTGGGCATGAACCTGTACCTGGTGCCTGTCTTCCTCGGGACGGGAAGCACCGCGCTCTTCGACGCGTACAAGACCGTCGGAGACGCCTATGCCGGGTGGGGCACCGCCGTCCCCGTGACGACGGCCGGGTACTCCGGAGGCCTGAAGACGAAGGCCGCCGGGTACGGGAAGGCGTGGATCCACCCGATGAGCAGCCAGGACTACCGGCCCAAGGACAGGGCGTTCTGGGAGGCCCGGAACTCGCTGACGCTCCGCTCCATCTGGGAGAACGTGATTGCCGACGGGCTGGACCAGGTCCAGATCGTCACCTGGAACGACCAGCACGAGCACCACAACATCCGGCCTTCGACAGGGAAGCAGTGGCCCGCGTACGACATGACCGCGTATTACATCCAGTGGTTCAAGACCGGCATCAAGCCGACCATCGAGCGCGACGTGTTGTATTACAACCATCGCATCCACCATCAGTCCCTCGTGCCGACGACGCAGACCTCGGCGAATCTCGCGGCCTGCAAGGCCGGCTGCCCCGCGACGAACGACGTCGAGCTGGTGGGCTTCTTGCGGTCGGCCGGCCGGCTCGAAATCACGCAGGGAGCGACGACCTACGGCGAGGACAAGACCGCGGGTGGCGTGCAGGTCGTCAGGACGGCGCTGGCAGTGGGCACGCCGACCTTCAGGCTCAAGCGCTCGGGGGCCACCGTCGTGCAATTCCAGAGCATGCACGGCATCGTCGGCTCCATCGCGTACCAGGACCTGCTGTACCGGGCTGGCAGCTCGAGCCGAGCGGCGCTCCCGTCATGCGCGACGTCGTGTGCGAATGGCGAGGCCCGCTGCAGGATGTGCCCCGGCGAGCCGATGTGGCTGAAGCGCTAG
- the hflX gene encoding GTPase HflX, translated as MSTTLPVRPRAVLVGVQFPSVSDAEHAADLAELRRLVHTLGYDTVATLSQRRSALASGTVLGTGKLKELAALTGGPGVVTSGAQDRTTKAREKWEAEDEADGEEEAEEAAAAPPEEPADLSEQEEAPPRPTVVVVDHELSPGQLRNLEKATGVQVMDRTGVIVDIFHRHARSHEARMQVEIARLNYLAPRLRESTGGRERQQGRGSGDSAVELDRRKIRDRLAELREGLAAIQKEQDHRRYARRDQLRVALVGYTNAGKSSLMRALTGSEVLVADQLFATLDTTVRAMQPESRPRVLISDTVGFIQKLPHDLVASFRSTLDEALEASLLLYVVDASDPTWDSQLEVTRAVLREIGADVVPSRLLLNKADRLDAAARDALLARHPDAILLSAHRPDDVAALRRSILQFFEASMVEADLVIPYASQGRIGEVYEHTTVVSQAFDEHGSRLRVRGLPGAIARLSQAFQA; from the coding sequence ATGTCGACCACCCTCCCCGTCCGCCCTCGTGCCGTCCTCGTCGGCGTCCAGTTCCCCAGCGTGTCGGACGCGGAGCACGCCGCGGACCTCGCGGAGCTCCGCCGGCTGGTGCACACGCTCGGCTACGACACCGTGGCCACGCTGTCCCAGCGCCGCTCCGCCCTGGCCTCGGGGACGGTGCTCGGCACGGGCAAGCTCAAGGAGCTGGCCGCGCTCACCGGAGGGCCCGGGGTGGTGACCTCCGGAGCCCAGGACCGGACCACCAAGGCCCGCGAGAAGTGGGAGGCCGAGGACGAGGCCGACGGTGAAGAGGAAGCGGAAGAAGCCGCAGCCGCGCCGCCCGAGGAGCCGGCGGACCTCAGCGAGCAGGAGGAAGCCCCGCCGCGTCCCACGGTGGTGGTCGTCGACCACGAGCTGTCACCGGGCCAGCTTCGCAACCTCGAGAAGGCCACCGGGGTACAGGTGATGGACCGCACCGGCGTGATTGTCGACATCTTCCACCGGCACGCGCGGAGCCACGAGGCGCGCATGCAGGTGGAGATTGCGCGCCTCAACTACCTCGCCCCCCGGCTGCGTGAGTCCACGGGCGGCCGCGAGCGCCAGCAGGGCCGAGGCTCCGGCGACTCCGCGGTGGAGCTCGACCGCCGCAAGATTCGCGACCGGCTCGCGGAGCTGCGCGAGGGGCTCGCCGCCATCCAGAAGGAGCAGGACCACCGCCGGTACGCCCGCAGGGACCAGCTCCGGGTGGCGCTGGTGGGCTACACCAACGCGGGCAAGTCCTCGCTGATGCGGGCCCTCACCGGCAGCGAGGTGCTGGTGGCCGACCAGCTCTTCGCCACCCTCGACACCACCGTGCGCGCGATGCAGCCGGAGAGCCGGCCGCGCGTGCTCATCTCCGACACGGTGGGCTTCATCCAGAAGCTGCCGCACGACCTCGTCGCGTCCTTCCGCTCCACGCTGGACGAGGCGCTGGAGGCCTCGCTGCTGCTCTACGTGGTGGATGCGTCCGACCCGACGTGGGACTCGCAGCTCGAGGTCACCCGCGCGGTGCTCCGGGAGATTGGCGCGGACGTCGTCCCGAGCAGGCTGTTGCTGAACAAGGCGGACCGGCTGGATGCGGCGGCGCGAGACGCGCTGCTGGCCCGGCACCCGGATGCCATCCTGCTGTCGGCCCACCGGCCGGACGACGTGGCGGCGCTGCGGCGGAGCATCCTCCAGTTCTTCGAGGCCTCCATGGTCGAGGCAGACCTGGTGATTCCGTACGCCAGCCAGGGACGCATCGGCGAGGTGTACGAGCACACCACCGTGGTCTCCCAGGCCTTCGACGAGCACGGGAGCAGGCTCCGCGTCCGCGGCCTCCCAGGCGCCATCGCCCGGCTGTCGCAGGCGTTCCAGGCGTAG
- a CDS encoding GMC family oxidoreductase, with translation MSGRIFTGDELTEDRVVTCDVCVVGSGAGGGVLGHELARRGLDVVMLEEGGYRTRRDFDMKEATAYPAMYQELANRATDDLAISILQGRTVGGGTTVNWCASFRTPPEILQRWRDVHGVKGLDEATLAPHWDWLEERLHIRDWPIEQANRNNQLLWEGLGKLGYSRGTVKRNVKSCAALGVCGLGCPTDAKQSMLVTLIPDAVEQGMRLFANVSARRLELDGSRVVAVHADVLDPRTDRPTGKRLTVKPKVTAVCGGAINSPALLLRSGLDGRGLVGKRLFLHPVVISTGRFRERVEAFFGAPLTVYSRQFIDRGPGKLGWLIEVPPIHPVLASVTMPGFGAAHQELMAQLPYANAVISITLDGVQPGDVGGTVSLRGESEYSRLKVEYPLTDFHWEGFREALKVAARLQFAAGAEQVLSPHSSPVVMRSEKDVALLDPAPYAPLMCRVASAHQMGGCAMGGSRETSVVDSTLRYWDADNLFVVDGSVFPTALGVNPMQTILGVAHWGSQHVAAAVGGRS, from the coding sequence ATGAGTGGACGCATCTTCACCGGAGACGAGCTCACCGAGGACCGCGTCGTCACCTGCGACGTGTGCGTGGTGGGCAGCGGCGCGGGAGGCGGCGTGCTGGGCCACGAGCTGGCGCGGCGCGGCCTGGACGTGGTCATGCTGGAGGAAGGCGGCTACCGCACCCGCCGGGACTTCGACATGAAGGAGGCCACGGCCTACCCGGCCATGTACCAGGAGCTGGCCAACCGGGCGACGGACGACCTGGCCATCAGCATCCTCCAGGGCCGCACGGTGGGCGGCGGCACCACCGTCAACTGGTGCGCCAGCTTCCGTACCCCGCCGGAAATCCTCCAGCGCTGGCGCGACGTGCACGGGGTGAAGGGGCTGGACGAGGCCACCCTCGCGCCCCACTGGGACTGGCTTGAGGAGCGGCTGCACATCCGCGACTGGCCCATCGAGCAGGCCAACCGCAACAACCAGCTCCTCTGGGAGGGCCTGGGCAAGCTCGGCTACAGCCGGGGCACGGTGAAGCGCAACGTCAAGTCGTGCGCGGCGCTGGGCGTGTGTGGCCTGGGCTGCCCCACCGACGCGAAGCAGTCCATGCTGGTGACGCTCATCCCGGACGCGGTGGAGCAGGGAATGCGCCTGTTCGCCAACGTCAGCGCGCGCCGGCTGGAGCTGGACGGCAGCCGCGTGGTGGCGGTGCATGCGGACGTGCTGGACCCGCGCACGGACCGGCCCACGGGGAAGCGGCTCACGGTGAAGCCGAAGGTGACGGCGGTGTGCGGCGGCGCCATCAACTCGCCGGCGCTGCTGCTGCGCAGCGGGCTGGACGGGCGCGGGCTCGTGGGCAAGCGCCTCTTCCTGCACCCGGTGGTCATCTCCACGGGCCGCTTCCGCGAGCGGGTGGAGGCCTTCTTTGGCGCGCCGCTCACCGTCTACTCACGCCAGTTCATCGACCGGGGGCCCGGGAAGCTGGGCTGGCTCATCGAGGTGCCGCCCATCCACCCCGTCCTCGCCTCCGTGACGATGCCGGGCTTCGGCGCCGCGCACCAGGAGCTGATGGCGCAGCTGCCGTATGCCAATGCCGTCATCTCCATCACCCTGGACGGCGTGCAGCCCGGAGACGTGGGTGGCACCGTGTCGCTGCGCGGCGAGTCCGAGTACTCACGGCTGAAGGTGGAGTATCCGCTCACGGACTTCCACTGGGAGGGCTTCCGCGAGGCCTTGAAGGTGGCCGCGCGCCTGCAGTTCGCCGCGGGCGCGGAGCAGGTGCTCAGCCCCCACTCGTCGCCGGTGGTGATGCGGAGCGAGAAGGACGTGGCGCTGCTGGACCCGGCGCCCTACGCGCCGTTGATGTGCCGCGTGGCCAGCGCGCATCAGATGGGCGGCTGTGCCATGGGAGGCAGCCGCGAGACGAGCGTGGTGGACAGCACCCTGCGCTACTGGGACGCGGACAACCTCTTCGTCGTGGACGGCTCGGTCTTCCCCACCGCGCTGGGCGTCAATCCCATGCAGACCATCCTCGGCGTCGCGCACTGGGGCAGCCAGCACGTCGCCGCCGCGGTGGGCGGGAGGTCCTGA
- a CDS encoding alpha/beta hydrolase — protein MSTQGDARPEALLVALHSSGGTPAFWREYVQDWGAPVRVLLPQGPLPRREGYTWFHPDHEQKAAAGKLADLEQMGARVADLIRGVRRTHPELRRVAVTGFSYGGDLAWWLAIRYPDLVDFAVPMGSRLLGDTSQPLPATSHVRVLHGEADAIIDARQTSARVEALKAQGLPIDMMSYPGLGHDVSPALIEDWRAFLRQALSGQAVPPVASGAR, from the coding sequence ATGTCTACCCAGGGCGACGCGCGGCCCGAAGCGTTGCTCGTGGCACTGCACTCCTCCGGGGGCACCCCCGCCTTCTGGAGGGAGTACGTGCAGGACTGGGGCGCTCCGGTGCGGGTGCTGCTGCCCCAGGGACCGCTCCCGCGCCGGGAGGGTTACACCTGGTTTCATCCCGACCACGAGCAGAAGGCCGCGGCCGGCAAGCTCGCCGACCTGGAGCAGATGGGCGCGCGTGTCGCCGACCTCATTCGCGGCGTGCGGCGCACCCATCCCGAGCTTCGCCGCGTGGCCGTGACGGGCTTCTCGTATGGCGGAGACCTGGCCTGGTGGCTCGCCATCCGCTACCCGGACCTGGTCGACTTCGCCGTGCCCATGGGCTCGCGCCTGCTCGGGGACACGTCCCAGCCCCTGCCCGCGACGAGCCACGTGCGGGTGCTTCACGGCGAAGCCGACGCCATCATCGACGCCCGGCAGACGTCGGCTCGCGTCGAGGCGCTGAAGGCGCAGGGCCTCCCCATCGACATGATGAGCTACCCGGGCCTCGGCCATGACGTGTCACCGGCGCTGATAGAGGATTGGCGCGCCTTCCTCCGGCAGGCTCTGAGCGGTCAGGCCGTGCCTCCCGTGGCCTCTGGGGCGCGCTGA
- a CDS encoding protein kinase domain-containing protein encodes MPAETDDRRSDEGSSSGEARQPEESDFGDSFLREVAHMPPPFRKPVVGERLGGLDGSRFEIIEELGGGAMGQVFGAWDEELQREVALKFLMTAEGPDETSRVSLLQREARAIAHLNHENIVRIFDVSELAGAPEEPRVPCLVMERLEGESLDALLSRVHRLGLRRSLEIMSAVAAGLAHAHERGIVHRDLKPSNVFITRQGPVKLLDFGLAHLLAAGSAPLPHLPTAGTPSYMSPEQWRGEKQDARTDVWSAGIMLFEMLTGKQPYRSGSLELLRREVLSAEPVPSVRTLMPGLPEELDSLVATALAKDPRRRLPSAWELRERLRLLEERLGPWREEPLALPPQRRQVTLVSCKLAGLGGLAEALDAEDFSELEAAFHLSCSEIIQRHGGSTTTCVGDEVLACFGYPVAQEEDSEHAVRAGMALSHALPDMLRKRLPHLSLGTLAVGVGLHTEMVAFDDILPELRGRTPAIQGEAPRIAAWLARQAGSNEVLLSHTSHTLVKRSFDAEPLGPRTFQGLAGERRMECWRVVRARKAVFRFDRALAIGTLSPLVDREQELGQLLDCWAHAEQGQGGLVLITGEAGIGKSRLIQELRERACPKRSIHLRCQCWSQFANSAFYPIIEMVQHLLHLDPEGLPPQNLRALEARLGTFGVSPERMALIAAFLSLPVKENLPPLQLSPERQKERTFEALADLLLRISRERPVLGVVEDLHWADPSTLALLGYLLEKLGHSRVLLVLSARPGCKPSWWGEPGLHRLVLERLSAELTGTLVKEAAGEHALSEEMVRQLVSKTDGVPLFAEELTYMMLERAGPGGPPSLGTLRSIPVTLHELLLARLDMLPARQKALAQLCSVVGRSFSHVLLATLTQRSPTGLRRDVEALVAAGLLQEVDAAEPCYQFRHALLQEAAYQSQLRGTRRQHHRRIAQALVEQFPDWVEAQPELLAHHYTEAGEFQPAVHYWAQAGIRASLRSANREAVSHLQQALKLLRALPDRDQRMGEELQLLIALGIPLSQEQGYRSHEVKQTYSRARELFHQVGESLPRLELSYWGPFAYYFARAEYAKSHELAEQLVDLGQRQNNRELLSLGYRMMGTDFFTWGRMKQGLEYVERALACSDFTLEEHRALALRHWTNPRAMALSYACVIHSVVGQEERARHFEREALELARSIRHPHTLAFVLTHTGVARMMRRDVPGTLKLAEETHALAREHWFRLWLVWSGLLLGWARSELGHPDEGLAVMRKWLGQWRLAGIRAGMPLNIALLSEVHLRLKQPVEALTAVREGLKWVAASRESYFESELYRLEGEALRALGRTQEAHDSFLQGVRIAYAQGAHGFEQHALRGLDLPQPDLGMREEGPGHV; translated from the coding sequence ATGCCAGCGGAGACCGATGACAGGCGGAGCGACGAGGGCTCGTCCTCCGGTGAGGCGCGCCAACCGGAGGAGTCGGACTTCGGGGACTCCTTCCTGAGAGAGGTGGCGCACATGCCGCCGCCATTCCGGAAGCCCGTGGTGGGGGAGCGGCTGGGCGGCCTGGACGGGTCGCGCTTCGAAATCATCGAGGAGCTGGGTGGCGGTGCCATGGGGCAGGTGTTCGGCGCCTGGGACGAGGAGCTGCAGCGGGAGGTGGCGCTGAAGTTCCTGATGACGGCGGAGGGCCCGGATGAGACGTCGCGCGTCTCGCTGCTCCAGCGGGAGGCCCGGGCCATCGCGCACCTGAACCACGAGAACATCGTCCGCATCTTCGACGTGTCCGAGCTGGCAGGGGCCCCCGAGGAGCCCCGTGTCCCCTGTCTCGTCATGGAGCGTCTGGAGGGAGAGTCGCTCGACGCGCTGCTGAGTCGGGTGCATCGGCTCGGGCTGCGGCGCTCGCTGGAGATCATGAGCGCGGTGGCCGCGGGGCTGGCGCACGCGCACGAGCGCGGCATCGTCCACCGCGACCTCAAGCCCAGCAATGTCTTCATCACCCGCCAGGGGCCGGTGAAGCTGCTGGACTTCGGACTGGCCCACCTGCTGGCCGCCGGCAGCGCGCCACTGCCCCACCTGCCCACGGCCGGCACGCCTTCCTACATGTCTCCAGAGCAGTGGCGCGGCGAGAAGCAGGACGCCCGCACGGACGTGTGGTCGGCCGGCATCATGCTGTTCGAGATGCTCACCGGGAAGCAGCCCTATCGCAGTGGCTCCCTCGAGCTGCTGCGCCGGGAGGTGCTCTCCGCCGAGCCCGTCCCCTCGGTGCGCACGCTCATGCCGGGGCTTCCGGAGGAGCTGGACTCACTGGTGGCCACGGCGCTCGCCAAGGACCCGCGCCGGCGGCTGCCCTCCGCGTGGGAGCTCCGCGAGCGGCTGCGCCTGCTGGAGGAGCGGCTGGGGCCCTGGCGCGAGGAGCCCCTCGCGCTGCCCCCGCAGCGGCGGCAGGTGACCCTGGTGTCCTGCAAGCTCGCCGGGCTGGGCGGGCTGGCGGAGGCGCTGGATGCCGAGGACTTCAGCGAGCTGGAGGCGGCCTTCCACCTCAGCTGCTCCGAAATCATCCAGCGTCATGGCGGCTCGACGACCACCTGCGTGGGGGACGAGGTGCTGGCGTGCTTCGGCTATCCCGTCGCCCAGGAGGAAGACTCGGAGCACGCGGTGCGGGCGGGAATGGCGCTGAGCCATGCGCTGCCGGACATGCTGCGCAAGCGGCTGCCCCACCTGTCGCTGGGGACGCTGGCCGTGGGCGTGGGGCTGCATACGGAGATGGTCGCGTTCGACGACATCCTTCCGGAGCTGCGCGGACGCACGCCCGCCATCCAGGGGGAAGCCCCGCGCATCGCCGCGTGGCTGGCCAGGCAGGCGGGGAGCAACGAGGTGCTCCTCAGCCACACCTCGCACACCCTGGTGAAGCGCTCCTTCGATGCCGAGCCTCTCGGCCCCCGGACGTTCCAGGGCCTGGCCGGAGAGCGGAGGATGGAGTGCTGGCGGGTGGTGCGAGCGCGCAAGGCGGTGTTCCGCTTCGACCGGGCGCTGGCCATCGGAACGCTCTCGCCGCTGGTGGACCGCGAGCAGGAGCTGGGGCAGCTGCTGGACTGCTGGGCGCACGCCGAGCAGGGCCAGGGAGGGCTCGTGCTCATCACCGGCGAGGCGGGAATCGGCAAGTCGCGCCTCATCCAGGAGCTGCGGGAGCGGGCATGTCCGAAGCGCAGCATCCACCTCCGCTGCCAATGCTGGTCGCAGTTCGCAAACAGCGCCTTCTACCCCATCATCGAGATGGTGCAGCACCTGCTGCATCTGGACCCGGAGGGCCTGCCGCCGCAGAACCTGCGGGCGCTCGAGGCGCGGCTGGGGACGTTCGGGGTGTCCCCGGAGCGGATGGCCCTCATCGCGGCCTTCCTCTCACTGCCCGTCAAGGAGAACCTCCCCCCGCTCCAGCTCTCACCCGAGCGGCAGAAGGAGCGCACCTTCGAGGCGCTGGCGGACCTGCTGCTGCGAATCTCGCGGGAGCGCCCCGTGCTGGGCGTGGTCGAGGACCTGCACTGGGCGGACCCGTCGACGCTCGCGCTCCTCGGCTACCTGCTGGAGAAGCTGGGCCATTCGCGAGTGCTGCTCGTCCTCAGCGCCCGCCCAGGCTGCAAGCCTTCGTGGTGGGGAGAGCCCGGATTGCACCGGCTGGTGCTGGAGCGGCTGTCCGCGGAGCTGACCGGGACGCTGGTGAAGGAGGCGGCGGGCGAGCACGCCCTCTCCGAGGAGATGGTGCGCCAGCTGGTGTCCAAGACGGACGGCGTCCCCCTCTTCGCGGAGGAGCTGACGTACATGATGCTGGAGCGCGCCGGCCCCGGCGGCCCTCCGTCCCTGGGCACGCTGCGGAGCATCCCCGTCACGCTCCACGAGCTGCTGCTGGCCCGGCTCGACATGCTGCCCGCCCGGCAGAAGGCCCTGGCGCAGCTGTGCTCGGTGGTGGGGCGCAGCTTCTCCCATGTGCTGCTGGCCACGCTGACCCAGCGCAGTCCCACCGGGCTGCGCCGGGACGTGGAGGCGTTGGTGGCCGCGGGGCTGCTGCAGGAGGTCGACGCCGCCGAGCCCTGCTACCAGTTCCGCCATGCGCTCCTCCAGGAGGCGGCCTATCAATCCCAGCTGCGTGGCACGCGCCGGCAGCACCACCGCCGCATTGCCCAGGCCCTGGTGGAGCAGTTCCCTGACTGGGTGGAAGCGCAGCCGGAGCTGCTCGCCCATCACTACACGGAGGCCGGCGAGTTCCAACCGGCGGTGCACTACTGGGCCCAGGCCGGCATCCGCGCCAGCCTGCGCTCGGCCAACCGCGAGGCGGTGAGCCACCTGCAACAGGCGCTGAAGCTGCTACGCGCCCTGCCGGACCGGGACCAGCGCATGGGCGAGGAGCTGCAGCTGCTCATCGCCCTGGGCATTCCGCTCTCCCAGGAGCAGGGCTACCGCTCGCACGAGGTGAAGCAGACGTACTCCCGGGCGCGCGAGCTCTTCCACCAGGTAGGCGAGTCGCTGCCGCGGCTGGAGCTGTCCTACTGGGGGCCCTTCGCCTACTACTTCGCGCGCGCCGAGTACGCCAAGAGCCACGAGCTGGCGGAGCAGCTGGTGGACCTGGGCCAGCGCCAGAACAACCGGGAGCTGCTCTCGCTGGGCTACCGGATGATGGGCACCGACTTCTTCACCTGGGGGCGGATGAAGCAGGGGCTGGAGTACGTGGAGCGCGCGCTGGCCTGCTCGGACTTCACCCTCGAGGAGCATCGGGCCCTGGCCTTACGTCACTGGACGAACCCACGGGCCATGGCGCTCTCCTACGCCTGCGTCATCCACTCGGTCGTCGGTCAGGAGGAGCGGGCGCGGCACTTCGAGCGGGAGGCGCTGGAGCTGGCCAGGAGCATCCGCCACCCCCACACCCTGGCCTTCGTGCTGACCCACACGGGCGTCGCCCGGATGATGCGCCGGGACGTGCCAGGCACGCTGAAGCTGGCGGAAGAGACCCATGCGCTCGCGCGCGAGCACTGGTTCCGGTTGTGGCTCGTGTGGTCGGGCCTGCTGCTCGGCTGGGCCCGCTCCGAGCTGGGGCATCCGGACGAGGGGCTGGCGGTGATGCGCAAGTGGCTGGGCCAGTGGCGACTGGCGGGCATCCGGGCCGGCATGCCCCTCAACATCGCACTGCTGTCAGAGGTGCATCTGCGCCTGAAGCAGCCAGTCGAGGCCCTGACCGCCGTGCGTGAGGGGCTCAAGTGGGTGGCGGCGTCGCGAGAGTCCTATTTCGAGTCCGAGCTCTACCGGCTCGAAGGCGAGGCCCTGCGGGCGCTGGGCCGGACGCAGGAGGCACACGACAGCTTCTTGCAGGGCGTGCGAATCGCGTACGCCCAGGGCGCGCACGGGTTCGAGCAGCACGCCCTGCGGGGACTGGACCTGCCACAGCCCGACCTGGGCATGCGGGAGGAAGGCCCGGGGCACGTGTAG